ACAATCACCTCGAAGGTCCTATCCCGAAAAGCTTGAGAGATTGCAAGAGCCTGATCAGAGCAAGATTTCTAGGAAACAAATTCACTGGCGATATTTTTGAAGCTTTTGGGATTTACCCAGACCTTAACTTCATTGATTTCAGCCACAACAAATTCCACGGTGAGATTTCTAGCAACTGGGAGAAGAGTCCAAAGCTAGGTGCCTTGATCATgtcaaacaacaacatcacGGGTGCTATCCCAACAGAGATTTGGAACATGACACAACTAGTTGAGCTGGATCTATCTACCAACAACCTCTTTGGTGAACTTCCAGAAGCAATTGGAAATCTCACGAATTTGTCGAGGCTACGACTTAATGGGAATCAGTTATCTGGAAGAGTTCCTGCAGGTTTAAGTTTCTTAACCAATCTTGAGTCTCTTGACTTATCCTCAAACAATTTCAGCTCAGAGATCCCACAAACCTTTGACTCCTTTTTAAAGCTTCATGACATGAACCTGAGCAGAAACAAATTCGACGGAAGCATTCCCCGACTATCAAAGCTGACTCAGTTAACGCAACTTGATCTCAGCCACAACCAGCTCGACGGAGAAATCCCATCACAACTAAGCTCCCTGCAAAGCCTCGACAAGCTCGACCTCTCACACAACAATCTCTCAGGTCTCATTCCAACAACTTTCGAGGGCATGATAGCGCTGACGAACGTCGATATATCAAACAATAAACTCGAAGGTCCGCTTCCAGATACTCCAACGTTTCGAAAAGCAACAGCAGATGCATTGGAGGAAAACATAGGCTTATGCAGTAATATTCCTAAACAAAGATTGAAACCATGCCGTGAGTTGAAGAAACCGAAGAAAAATGGCAACCTTGTTGTGTGGATATTAGTGCCAATCCTAGGAGTACTCGTCATTCTCTCTATATGTGCAAACACATTCACCTACTGCATTCGGAAACGAAAACTACAAAATGGAAGAAACACAGATCCTGAAACAGGAGAGAATATGTCCATATTCAGCGTTGATGGCAAATTCAAATACCAAGATATCATCGAATCAACAAACGAATTCGATCCAACACACCTCATCGGAACCGGAGGATACAGCAAAGTCTACAGAGCAAACCTCCAAGATACAATCATAGCCGTTAAACGACTACATGACACAATAGACGAAGAGATATCAAAGCCAGTTGTGAAGCAAGAGTTCCTAAACGAGGTAAAAGCATTAACAGAGATCCGTCACCGCAACGTTGTGAAGCTCTTCGGCTTCTGCTCCCACCGCCGCCACACATTTCTGATCTACGAGTACATGGAAAAAGGAAGTTTAAACAAACTCTTAGCCAACGACGAAGAAGCTAAGCGACTCACTTGGACCAAAAGGATCAACGTCGTGAAAGGTGTGGCTCACGCTTTATCGTATATGCACCATGACCGAATAACACCGATCGTTCACCGTGATATTAGCAGCGGAAACATCCTTCTCGATAACGATTACACAGCTAAGATCTCCGATTTTGGTACAGCAAAACTTCTAAAGACGGATTCATCAAACTGGTCCGCCGTTGCTGGAACCTACGGCTACGTTGCACCAGGTAAATCTAAATCCCTAAATCTGATTTTGAGCTTATGAAATTTAAATCACTAAATTCGAAATTGAACTTGATTTTTCGCAACAGAGTTTGCTTACACGATGAAGGTGACGGAGAAATGCGATGTGTATAGCTTCGGGGTTTTGATACTCGAATTGATAATTGGGAAACATCCGGGAGATTTGGTATCGAGTTTGTCTTCGTCTCCAGGAGAAGCTCTGTCGCTAAGAAGCATTTCCGATGAACGTGTATTAGAACCACGGGGACAAAATAGAGAGAAGCTCTTGAAGATGGTGGAAATGGCTTTATTGTGTTTACAAGCAAATCCAGAATCTCGGCCAACGATGTTGTCAATCTCCACTACATTTTCTTAGAAACTGAACTTCTCCATCAATTTCTATGTTATCATTGTGTTTATCTATACAGCAACAGTAATCTCTGTTGGCTTTTGTTCTCTGTTCTTGCTTGTGTTTGCAGGAAGGGGTGTCGACTCTCGTTTCagcttttgttgttgttgtttgggCTTCTCGGCCTGCTTCAGCTTTTGTATGTATTGGGCTGCGCCCTTGTTGGTCTTTGGgccttgtttgtttttatctttgcGGCTTGCGTGCCATGTTAGGCCTTTTGGTCTTGTAATGTGTTTGGTTAATGGAAATCTATgaagttaaaaaaatgaaaaaaaaaaaaaaaaaaaaaaaactgttaaaagCATTTTTAGATAATGGTCATTGTGTTACTCCTCACATATGAACATTCAAATAAAGTTTTGGATACTGTCTATCTGTATATCGCCAGAATTAGTAAGAGATTTCTTATGCATAGTaggagattaaaaaaaaaaatgcatagtaggagatttgtaaagaaagaaataagtttttttttgtataatgaGTTCTAATGGACATCACGTTTGCAagtgataataaaaaaatcttacacTCTTGTACTCTGTAACGTgttaaaataatacaaaatggATTATAATAACGAAATCTAAACACTTATAATCTTGCGGATGATTTTGTGACAACCAATGAAACCGTTAATGCGAGATTACGATAGTTTTTTATGAAATCATGATTTGTGCATAAAGTTAAGCAAATGCTAAATAATTCATAAAGTGTAAGAAACACGTGGCAGAAGAATTAATAATTCGTTTGGgatatttttggtatatacGGACAGGCCACGTCGTGTCCTAAACCTCTTAGCCTTTCCCTTTATAAGTCAATCTTGTGTCGGCTTCGACTCCCAACATACACAAAACActaaaagtagaagaaaaatggCGACTCTTAAGGTTTCTGATTCTGTTCCTGCTCCTTCTGATGATGCTGAGCAATTGAGAACCGCTTTTGAAGGTATAATAGTTTCATGATTCTTCTTGTTacgttctctgtttttgttaccTTCTTGTTTACATGATCAGTATCCACTTTTTGTAAAAGTGATGTGAATCTGTTGGTTTTCGTTTGGTGGGTTATTGTATgatcatttgttttgattgtttttcaTGTGGATCGATCTTTGTTTTGGTCCGATGATATGAATGTTGTGTCGGTAGCGTTTTATGATCATTTGTACGATGATGTAGATCGAGATTGTTCCTTCATGGATCGGATCAGTGACAATGATCTCCTTTCTTTGTGTGATCTATAACAATCTTTTGTGTTAGTGATGAAGTTTTGATTGTCTGATCATGTTGATAATGACAATGATTACATTCACACGAGATCTTGATTGAGTTGTGTTTTGATTCTCACTGTCACAGATCTGTCTTCTTAGTCTAGATCTATAATGTAGTTACGTGTAATACAACACTAAGATCTtaagatttatattttgtgaatCTGTTTGACCGGTTCTGTTATTATGGATCTGAAGTGTGTGTGACTTGGATCTGAAGTATGTGACTTTGATGGTTATGTAAAGTGAATCTGATTCGTGTTTTTCGCAGGATGGGGTACGAACGAGGACTTGATCATATCAATCTTGGCTCACAGAAGTGCTGAACAGAGGAAAGTCATCAGGCAAGCATACCACGAAACCTACGGCGAAGACCTTCTCAAGACTCTTGACAAGGAGCTCTCTAACGATTTCGAGGTTCGGTTTTCGGACTTTTAAGTATCGACTTTTAAACATCTTGTGTGAAGTCATTGTATTCTAATTGGTTTTTTGGTCATGGACAGAGAGCTATCTTGTTGTGGACTCTTGAACCCGGTGAGCGTGATGCTTTATTGGCTAATGAAGCTACAAAAAGATGGACTTCAAGCAACCAAGTTCTTATGGAAGTTGCTTGCACAAGGACATCAACGCAGCTGCTTCACGCTAGGCAAGCTTACCATGCTCGCTACAAGAAGTCTCTTGAAGAGGACGTTGCTCACCACACTACCGGTGACTTCAGAAagcttttggtttctcttGTTACCTCATACAGGTACGAAGGAGATGAAGTGAACATGACATTGGCTAAGCAAGAAGCTAAGCTGGTCCATGAGAAAATCAAGGACAAGCACTACAATGATGAGGATGTTATTAGAATCTTGTCCACAAGAAGCAAAGCTCAGATCAATGCTACTTTTAACCGTTACCAAGATGATCATGGCGAGGAAATTCTCAAGAGTCTTGaggaaggagatgatgatgacaagtTCCTTGCACTTTTGAGGTCAACCATTCAGTGCTTGACA
This sequence is a window from Arabidopsis thaliana chromosome 1 sequence. Protein-coding genes within it:
- a CDS encoding kinase family with leucine-rich repeat domain-containing protein (Protein kinase family protein with leucine-rich repeat domain; FUNCTIONS IN: protein serine/threonine kinase activity, protein tyrosine kinase activity, protein kinase activity, ATP binding; INVOLVED IN: transmembrane receptor protein tyrosine kinase signaling pathway, protein amino acid phosphorylation; LOCATED IN: endomembrane system; EXPRESSED IN: 22 plant structures; EXPRESSED DURING: 13 growth stages; CONTAINS InterPro DOMAIN/s: Protein kinase, ATP binding site (InterPro:IPR017441), Serine/threonine-protein kinase domain (InterPro:IPR002290), Leucine-rich repeat-containing N-terminal domain, type 2 (InterPro:IPR013210), Leucine-rich repeat (InterPro:IPR001611), Serine/threonine-protein kinase-like domain (InterPro:IPR017442), Protein kinase-like domain (InterPro:IPR011009), Protein kinase, catalytic domain (InterPro:IPR000719), Leucine-rich repeat, typical subtype (InterPro:IPR003591), Tyrosine-protein kinase, active site (InterPro:IPR008266), Tyrosine-protein kinase, catalytic domain (InterPro:IPR020635); BEST Arabidopsis thaliana protein match is: Leucine-rich repeat receptor-like protein kinase family protein (TAIR:AT4G08850.1); Has 304074 Blast hits to 147448 proteins in 4766 species: Archae - 178; Bacteria - 29187; Metazoa - 106993; Fungi - 12531; Plants - 120860; Viruses - 430; Other Eukaryotes - 33895 (source: NCBI BLink).), encoding MGFAEKNLYDFRFLLFISIILSCSISASATIAEANALLKWKSTFTNSSKLSSWVHDANTNTSFSCTSWYGVSCNSRGSIEELNLTNTGIEGTFQDFPFISLSNLAYVDLSMNLLSGTIPPQFGNLSKLIYFDLSTNHLTGEISPSLGNLKNLTVLYLHQNYLTSVIPSELGNMESMTDLALSQNKLTGSIPSSLGNLKNLMVLYLYENYLTGVIPPELGNMESMTDLALSQNKLTGSIPSTLGNLKNLMVLYLYENYLTGVIPPEIGNMESMTNLALSQNKLTGSIPSSLGNLKNLTLLSLFQNYLTGGIPPKLGNIESMIDLELSNNKLTGSIPSSLGNLKNLTILYLYENYLTGVIPPELGNMESMIDLQLNNNKLTGSIPSSFGNLKNLTYLYLYLNYLTGVIPQELGNMESMINLDLSQNKLTGSVPDSFGNFTKLESLYLRVNHLSGAIPPGVANSSHLTTLILDTNNFTGFFPETVCKGRKLQNISLDYNHLEGPIPKSLRDCKSLIRARFLGNKFTGDIFEAFGIYPDLNFIDFSHNKFHGEISSNWEKSPKLGALIMSNNNITGAIPTEIWNMTQLVELDLSTNNLFGELPEAIGNLTNLSRLRLNGNQLSGRVPAGLSFLTNLESLDLSSNNFSSEIPQTFDSFLKLHDMNLSRNKFDGSIPRLSKLTQLTQLDLSHNQLDGEIPSQLSSLQSLDKLDLSHNNLSGLIPTTFEGMIALTNVDISNNKLEGPLPDTPTFRKATADALEENIGLCSNIPKQRLKPCRELKKPKKNGNLVVWILVPILGVLVILSICANTFTYCIRKRKLQNGRNTDPETGENMSIFSVDGKFKYQDIIESTNEFDPTHLIGTGGYSKVYRANLQDTIIAVKRLHDTIDEEISKPVVKQEFLNEVKALTEIRHRNVVKLFGFCSHRRHTFLIYEYMEKGSLNKLLANDEEAKRLTWTKRINVVKGVAHALSYMHHDRITPIVHRDISSGNILLDNDYTAKISDFGTAKLLKTDSSNWSAVAGTYGYVAPEFAYTMKVTEKCDVYSFGVLILELIIGKHPGDLVSSLSSSPGEALSLRSISDERVLEPRGQNREKLLKMVEMALLCLQANPESRPTMLSISTTFS
- the ANNAT1 gene encoding annexin 1 (annexin 1 (ANNAT1); FUNCTIONS IN: in 7 functions; INVOLVED IN: in 8 processes; LOCATED IN: in 10 components; EXPRESSED IN: 31 plant structures; EXPRESSED DURING: 16 growth stages; CONTAINS InterPro DOMAIN/s: Annexin like protein (InterPro:IPR015472), Annexin repeat (InterPro:IPR018502), Annexin repeat, conserved site (InterPro:IPR018252), Annexin (InterPro:IPR001464), Annexin, type plant (InterPro:IPR009118); BEST Arabidopsis thaliana protein match is: annexin 2 (TAIR:AT5G65020.1); Has 3809 Blast hits to 2217 proteins in 205 species: Archae - 0; Bacteria - 0; Metazoa - 2893; Fungi - 160; Plants - 482; Viruses - 0; Other Eukaryotes - 274 (source: NCBI BLink).), encoding MATLKVSDSVPAPSDDAEQLRTAFEGWGTNEDLIISILAHRSAEQRKVIRQAYHETYGEDLLKTLDKELSNDFERAILLWTLEPGERDALLANEATKRWTSSNQVLMEVACTRTSTQLLHARQAYHARYKKSLEEDVAHHTTGDFRKLLVSLVTSYRYEGDEVNMTLAKQEAKLVHEKIKDKHYNDEDVIRILSTRSKAQINATFNRYQDDHGEEILKSLEEGDDDDKFLALLRSTIQCLTRPELYFVDVLRSAINKTGTDEGALTRIVTTRAEIDLKVIGEEYQRRNSIPLEKAITKDTRGDYEKMLVALLGEDDA